Sequence from the Melanotaenia boesemani isolate fMelBoe1 chromosome 21, fMelBoe1.pri, whole genome shotgun sequence genome:
TCGAAcggtttttctcctgtgtggtCTGTCATGTGTATGCTAAGATGAGCTTTTCTGCTAAATTTTCTACCACAAACACCACAATCAAAAGGCTTCTCACCAGTGTGGACTTTGGTGTGTGATTTGAGAGAAGACTGATGTGTAAATTTTTTTCCGCAAACACCACAAGAGAatggtttttctcctgtgtgaATCCTCATGTGACCCTTCAAAACTGCCTGTTGTCTAAATTTTTTACCACAAAATCCACATTGAAATGgcctctctcctgtgtggacgcTGACGTGACTTTTCAGGTCTCCTCGTcgtgtaaatgttttattgcaAACGTCACAACTAAAGGATTTCACCCCACTCCGAGCACTCCCGTgtcttttcacattttccacacaaacatcacttCCATGCTCAGACTCTGGCGTCCTGCTCTCCTTCCAGCCGTCATCACTGCCGTCGATTTCAGGTCCAGAGTCTGACAAAGGATCCTGCcagttataatcatcatcaCTGATTTCAGTCTCAGAGGAGTCAGAATCCTTTTTATCAGCAGTTGATTGTAAAGAACAGCTTGGATCTGAGTTCCTGTTAGGTTCTGGTCCTCCACAGTTCTCTCCATCAGTTTCTGTTTTGGCCTGAGGTTTGTATTCACCATCTTCATTCTTTACAGTAACATTAATGATATCTGTCTCTTGCTGTCCAAAGAGCTGCTCTCTATCCAGACTGGTGCAgagttcctcctcctccttctttacACAGAGGGGCTCTGGGTCCTTCTGGTCCAGACTGGAGCTCCAGGGAACCTCTTCTTTAATCACCAACAGCTGCTGGACATCTCCAGGTAacaatgaaacacacacaaacattaattATATCATATTATAGAACACTGAGATTACATTAAAGTCTACAGCAGTACATCACTGATTTCAACCTATCACATGTTCATGTTTACACAAGAAATAAGAAGCAACAGAACAGATAAAACACTGATATTCCATTCATTGTGACAGTAGTGAATAactattaaagtttttaatatgTGACTTAATTAAACACATTACCTGGAAAAATTATGTTGTGGGTTTATAACATTTCAACAGCTCATTAGGAAAATATCCTACATTtcctattttcattttatttttgccaacTGTCCAATAATTGCCTATTTTGGACAGTTGCTTGTCAAGAAAAGGATTCAGAAAAAGGGGTTACCTGCAGCACAGGGCCCTAGGCTGGGATTTGCTCCTAGGTTGGCTGTGTCAATCAgcctatttatgtatgtatgtatgtatgtatgtgtgtgtgtgtgtgtgtgggggggggggggggtgtatttatttattaaatgccTTCATTTCTCTCTTATCAGTAATTCTTTCACATGGATTGTGATTTTGTCTTTcacgtttttttttctgtcgACAATGTCCtggattttgttttaaagcaggTTTTGTGAGATGTCTCAAAATCCAAAGTCTAAAGTCGAAAATGATTCTAAAGTGTCCGCTCCATAAATCGTCCGGGTGGTTAACTGTACCCTAACCATTAAGTTCCACCATTTCTCAACGTCAACAAAAAGTTATTAACAAGCTAATGTTATTAACCACCTCGGGTTTTACCCTTTGTGAACTTAAACATGTAACTGCATATTCGAGACTCCGTTCTTATGTGAAGGTTGTTTACCGTCAGTGCTTCAACAAGCTAACCGCTAGCCGTTTTCTCCTGCACAAAAACCCCACATTAAAGCGGATTGTTCTTACCAGCTGTTTGGTGTATATAAACACCCTGCAGCTGATGAACGCTGCGGCGTTTAATCTCCAGTTTGTCTTCTAAAGTCCGACTTTCGGTGTTGTTTTGCTGAAGATAATTCACTTCGTTCATGGTGTTAGCACTTGTTCGCTTTCTGAAAACAAACTAGAGGGTCGTTTCAGGTGAAACAGGACTGCGCTGGATCGGCTGTTCAGCTGTTTACATTGCTCCCAAACAGGATCCATAAATGTATAAGAGACGAACACTACCTCTGACAGGACCCTCACAGGGTCCCTCTATAAGCGATTAATTTAACGATTGTGctgttttgttattattgttttgttttttttttaacaggcaACTGTACAGAcacctttattttttgttaccaCAGTAACCATTTATCGTCGGAAAATTCATGACTGCAGAtatacaagaaaagaaaagaaaagaaaagaaaagaaaagaaaaggcttgTTGAACCTCAACAGACAGAAGATAGTagttaataaatttaaataaataaataaaccagaacTACAATTTGTCCGaagaagatagatagatagatagatagatagatagatagatagatagatagatagatagatagatagatagatagatagatagatagatagatagatagatagatagatagatagatagatagatagatagatagatagatagatagatagatagatagatagatagatagatagatagatagatagatagaatgtAATGTAGAATGTTTTTAACCCATCTCTACTTTAGTAAGGAGCATCTGTCAGTGTCGGCCGATCAGACAATACCTCCTGTGTATTGATCTGCATTGATTGTCCTTATGTGTTGTTGCTCTCCGTCTTTTAAATTGCCCCTTGGGGAcgaataaagtgttttaattgaaattagattaaatttgaTAAACGGTAGAGGATGGATGAATTTTCTAAGAGAACTGATAGTTCTGGAGACTGTGTTTTAACCTGTGTTGATCTTTCATTCCAGGACTCAACTTGTCAGTTTTACATAGTCTGATAGTTTCATTCCATCTATTAGAATAAACTGGGTCTAATAGACTTTCCTGAAGAAAGTACAGTGATGAGGGCGTATGGCGACCCCTGCTGACCTGTTTGTGCTTTTACAAGTACAATTTACAGCCGTTATAATAAACGGCGTTTCTAGCTGTTTACTTAGAGATACACTTCCCATTTGAAGGCAgtaacatttagtttttagCTGACTATGATGCTTATGTGTTTGTAGATTTCCTTGTAATGTGGGATTTGATGAAGTTTGTTGCAGCACAGTTCATCTAATGTGACCTCaccattgtttacatatttttaaaaaaccgGGGTAGGGGGGGTCCAGTTATTCAtattattatgtaaatgtaGGTTTTCTTACAAAGGTAATCCTGAAGCCACACTCTGTGCATGAAAACACTGATGCTCTCTTGAAGCAAGGAGATGAGAGGGTTTTCTTTGTGGAAAACCTTTCcccaaagtgaaaataaagacaaagaaagacacaAGGTTCAAGACTGTGTCCATCTAGTCTCGTTTTGGGACTAATTTCTGGGGCTAGTATTTTAGGCTTAATGgtatgactaaaaaaaaaaaaacccccagtccctgttttttaattatctgaCGTAACATCAGAAGGGATTGGAAAATTTTGTCTTGTGTGGTGGGGAGGATAAAGACGGTTTATGTGACCCTCATCATAACAACACTAAGTGGAAACATAAGTTTATTATTAACCTGTTTGTGGTCCCTAAGCAGCCTCCTGAGTGAAGTTTGAAGAATTGTTGGCAGattcttaaaaaaatcagacattCCTCCTACACCACAGTAACTTATTCTGAATCTTGGATGAagattatttgattaattttgtgGAGTGAAGTGGGGGACAGCACTACAGATGTTGGAGGGGCAACAAACCAGCTCAAAGAATCTAATTTGTATTAAAAGGATTGAAGAACCAAGTTAATGATCTTGAACTCAGTCGACTGAGTGACAAATTACACATTTTCTGTGAtgcaggtttatttttttaactcaggTTTAAACTGGACAGAACCTCCCTGATGggagcaggttttcattgtgAAAGATGTGAATGCACGTCATAACAACAAACATGATGGACCAACACAGTCAGAATGAAGGAATCAAATGGCTCCATAAATCCAGCACAAAAAACAGCATGATCCAAAGAGGCTCGGGTTCACACATTTCATCTCTGGCATGCACATTATgtatgaaaatcatgttttttttgtttgttttttataccTTTTTCTTTCCCACTCTGCTCTGATTTATTATTTAGGGACGTAATTCCAGACAAACACTCCTGTACACAGTTGGGCCCGTTCAGAAAATCTGAACCAGAAGAAaagctgctgctccagctgctgaTGACCTCAGTTACCAGCAGTGTAGCAGGTGCTCATATGAAACAAAgttaaatatactttatttatcctagAAGGAAAGTGGAACGTTATAGTAGGCATCTTCTAAGGACAATcggctccagagttatccccagcacagaagcagaacttcttcttcagtttgttcagcctccgatgctgctgccccaacagatgctgcaaagctgactgCACCGCAGACATGAAGGGATCTCAGTTT
This genomic interval carries:
- the LOC121632955 gene encoding gastrula zinc finger protein XlCGF57.1-like → MNEVNYLQQNNTESRTLEDKLEIKRRSVHQLQGVYIHQTADVQQLLVIKEEVPWSSSLDQKDPEPLCVKKEEEELCTSLDREQLFGQQETDIINVTVKNEDGEYKPQAKTETDGENCGGPEPNRNSDPSCSLQSTADKKDSDSSETEISDDDYNWQDPLSDSGPEIDGSDDGWKESRTPESEHGSDVCVENVKRHGSARSGVKSFSCDVCNKTFTRRGDLKSHVSVHTGERPFQCGFCGKKFRQQAVLKGHMRIHTGEKPFSCGVCGKKFTHQSSLKSHTKVHTGEKPFDCGVCGRKFSRKAHLSIHMTDHTGEKPFECECCGKKFSQKTHFKVHMTVHTGEKPFRCDDCGKRFRLEHNLKRHLMSHREEKPFGCDVCGERFTEQGSLKRHSGVHTGEKPHVCDDCGKMFSRVTHLQRHKIVHTGEKPFECGFCGRKFSQNTHFKRHMRVHTGEKPFSCDACGQRFSQQNSLKRHSIVHTGERPFSCGVCGERFTRQGNMKRHMRFHRQ